A window of Apium graveolens cultivar Ventura chromosome 8, ASM990537v1, whole genome shotgun sequence contains these coding sequences:
- the LOC141677919 gene encoding NADH dehydrogenase [ubiquinone] 1 alpha subcomplex subunit 13-A, whose translation MTEATIRNKPGMASVKDMPLLQDGPPPGGFAPVRYARRIPSKGPSAVAIFFAAFGTFSWGMYEVGKGNKIRRAIKEEKYAARRAILPMLQAEEDERFVKEWKKYLEEEARIMKDVPGWKVGESVYHSGRWMPPASGELRPEVW comes from the exons ATGACGGAGGCAACAATCAGGAACAAGCCAGGAATGGCGAGCGTCAAGGACATGCCTCTTCTTCAAGACGGTCCACCACCGGGCGGGTTCGCTCCGGTTCGGTACGCCCGTCGGATCCCTAGTAAGGGTCCGAGTGCTGTTGCTATCTTCTTCGCTGCTTTTGGTACCTTCTCTTGGGGTATGTATGAGGTCGGCAAGGGTAATAAGATCCGAAG AGCAATTAAGGAAGAAAAGTATGCTGCTCGCAGAGCGATCCTACCCATGCTTCAAGCTGAAGAGGATGAAAG GTTTGTGAAAGAATGGAAGAAATATCTCGAGGAAGAGGCCCGGATTATGAAGGATGTCCCTGGTTGGAAGGTTGGTGAAAGTGTCTACCACTCTGGACGGTGGATGCCTCCTGCAAGTGGTGAGCTTCGTCCCGAAGTTTGGTAA